The following are encoded together in the Thermodesulfobacteriota bacterium genome:
- a CDS encoding HAD family phosphatase — protein sequence MLKAIIFDFDGVIADTEPLHLKAFQLTLADNGIDLSHQEYVEDYLAYDDKTFFKELFKNKEIDHDGALIEDYMEQKSQHFESVLRGNIIILEGVPDFIREIKDIYPLSIGSGALRAEIVEILNYAGLMEHFDIIVSADDVENCKPDPEVYNKVLDQLNSAANSEIKAGECLVIEDSISGIKAAHQAGMKCLAISNSYSEKELSDAELVVSSLSSVSVSKIQELFK from the coding sequence ATGTTAAAAGCTATTATTTTTGATTTTGACGGGGTTATTGCGGATACTGAGCCGCTTCATCTAAAGGCGTTTCAGCTCACACTTGCAGATAACGGTATAGATCTAAGTCATCAAGAATATGTTGAAGACTATCTTGCTTATGATGATAAAACGTTTTTTAAAGAGTTATTCAAAAACAAAGAAATAGATCATGACGGGGCCTTGATAGAAGATTATATGGAGCAAAAGTCTCAGCATTTCGAAAGTGTGCTAAGAGGCAATATTATAATACTTGAAGGAGTGCCCGATTTCATAAGAGAAATTAAGGATATATACCCTCTTTCTATTGGCTCAGGTGCACTTAGGGCAGAGATAGTAGAAATATTAAATTACGCAGGATTAATGGAGCATTTTGACATCATAGTGAGTGCGGATGATGTTGAGAACTGTAAGCCTGATCCTGAAGTCTATAATAAAGTTCTAGACCAACTTAATTCTGCTGCAAACTCCGAAATTAAAGCAGGAGAGTGTTTGGTAATAGAAGACTCAATCTCAGGGATCAAGGCTGCGCATCAAGCAGGCATGAAATGTTTGGCAATATCAAACTCTTATTCCGAAAAGGAACTCTCTGACGCTGAACTGGTGGTGAGTTCATTATCGTCAGTATCAGTTTCTAAAATCCAGGAGCTCTTTAAATAA
- a CDS encoding sugar phosphate nucleotidyltransferase, translated as MKITALIMAGGEGKRFWPLSTKTNPKQFLSLVGDKSLIRQTVDRILPLIPIEDIYIVTGEMYGDQTLEHIPELPKENLILEPYGRNTAPCIVYGSLKIQKRKEDSITVVLPADHVIGDDEEFRKVLKFAYDTAQKELENGDYPLITLGVTPTMPETGYGYIKATDGLINSAGKYSANEVDKFTEKPDTQTAVKFISQGSYYWNSGIFIWKTSSILSSFAQIMPDWYEYFEEISSNIGKLSEKDAVCKFFDNISGGSIDKVILEHSENTAVIPINFPWSDIGSWYALDEYLRGGAQQNIEKGNVISVDSERCMVFGGEKQVALVGVSDLIVVESQDSLLVLNKNRSQDVKKVVEEIDKKKK; from the coding sequence ATGAAAATAACAGCTCTAATAATGGCAGGCGGCGAGGGTAAGAGGTTTTGGCCGCTCAGCACAAAAACAAACCCGAAGCAGTTCCTATCTCTTGTTGGAGATAAATCTCTTATAAGACAAACTGTGGACAGAATACTACCGCTTATTCCTATAGAAGATATTTATATTGTCACCGGTGAGATGTATGGTGATCAAACGCTCGAGCATATACCAGAGCTTCCAAAAGAAAATTTAATCCTAGAGCCATACGGCAGAAACACAGCTCCTTGCATAGTCTACGGATCGTTAAAGATTCAAAAGAGAAAAGAAGATTCAATTACTGTTGTGCTTCCCGCGGATCATGTAATTGGAGATGATGAGGAATTTAGAAAAGTTCTAAAGTTTGCATATGATACGGCGCAAAAAGAATTGGAAAATGGAGACTACCCATTAATAACTCTGGGCGTTACCCCAACTATGCCTGAGACAGGTTATGGATATATCAAAGCAACAGATGGATTGATTAATTCAGCTGGGAAATATTCTGCCAATGAGGTAGATAAATTTACGGAAAAGCCGGACACCCAAACTGCCGTCAAATTTATTAGTCAGGGCAGCTACTATTGGAATAGCGGAATTTTTATCTGGAAGACCTCTTCGATACTTTCTTCCTTTGCCCAAATTATGCCGGATTGGTATGAATATTTTGAAGAAATATCAAGTAATATTGGGAAGTTGTCTGAAAAGGATGCTGTATGTAAATTTTTCGACAACATCTCTGGCGGCTCTATAGATAAGGTTATCCTTGAACATTCCGAAAACACCGCAGTTATTCCTATTAATTTCCCATGGAGCGATATTGGCAGTTGGTATGCACTGGATGAGTATTTGAGAGGGGGAGCTCAGCAAAACATAGAAAAAGGCAATGTAATTTCGGTCGATTCAGAGCGGTGTATGGTGTTTGGGGGCGAAAAACAAGTTGCATTAGTTGGCGTTTCAGATCTTATTGTTGTTGAATCGCAAGATTCTTTGTTGGTTTTAAATAAAAATAGGTCCCAAGATGTTAAGAAAGTGGTTGAAGAGATAGATAAAAAAAAGAAATAG
- the gmk gene encoding guanylate kinase, producing MRKGIPFIVSGPSGGGKTTLAKSMLHKLDNLRFSVSCTTRKPREDEIDGKDYKFISKDEFEDMVTNNKFVEHALVHGNYYGTPLSEFDAAQKIGVDLLLDIDVQGAAQIKRNYPDAVFCFVLPPSIAILKERLVERNSNGEIDINRRLERAKEEVAPSILEEYDYIIINDDLDEALDAMHSIIVSKRCESEIVINKVKSNFLKE from the coding sequence ATGAGAAAAGGTATTCCATTTATAGTTTCAGGGCCCTCTGGAGGCGGAAAAACAACGCTGGCAAAGAGTATGCTTCATAAATTGGATAATTTAAGGTTTTCGGTTTCTTGCACTACTAGAAAGCCTAGAGAAGACGAAATAGATGGTAAAGACTATAAATTTATTTCCAAAGATGAGTTTGAAGATATGGTGACTAATAATAAATTTGTAGAACACGCGCTTGTTCATGGAAACTACTACGGCACACCGCTTTCCGAATTTGATGCTGCCCAGAAGATCGGCGTTGACCTTCTTTTAGATATTGATGTGCAGGGTGCTGCACAAATAAAGAGAAATTATCCAGATGCTGTATTTTGCTTCGTGTTACCACCTTCGATTGCAATACTAAAAGAGCGTCTAGTAGAAAGAAATAGTAATGGTGAGATTGATATTAACCGAAGGCTTGAAAGGGCAAAAGAAGAAGTGGCCCCCTCAATTTTAGAAGAATATGATTATATTATAATAAATGACGATTTAGACGAAGCGCTGGATGCTATGCACTCAATAATAGTCTCTAAGCGTTGTGAGAGTGAAATAGTGATAAATAAAGTTAAATCTAACTTTTTGAAAGAATAA
- a CDS encoding bifunctional (p)ppGpp synthetase/guanosine-3',5'-bis(diphosphate) 3'-pyrophosphohydrolase, whose amino-acid sequence MIRLNDIIDDVNKYLHLTDKDVELIKKAYVYSAKVHSGQKRSSGEPYLSHPLEVSGILAQMKLDISSIITGLLHDTVEDTLATSEEIETMFGKEIAFLVEGVTKIGQLPYTSKIERQAEGFRKLILATAKDIRVVLIKLADRLHNMRTLEHLAKDKQKRIASETFDIYAPLAHRLGINWVTTELEDLSFRFLNAEEYNSISKQITKKRKSWEAHVEEAKVILIEKLSEFDLTPEIAGRFKHIYGIHRKMQDQNLEFEQVYDVMAFRLITDSLKECYETLGAVHASWKPVPGRFKDYIALPKGNGYQSLHTTVIGPFNERMEIQIRTRAMHEVAESGVASHWKYKEGKLDGGGTYEIYATLRQLLEWKDIQDPTEYMEAIKGELIADVVYVFTPDGDLKELPTGATPVDFAYAIHTEVGNKCMRANVNGKLVPLNHQLKTGDNIEIVTSKDQHPNRDWLKFVVTSGAKTKIRNWLRNEERKQSEIVGKSICERKFKQHGLDFQSMLKKGHLAKALSDLKIKDVKDLYLAVGFGKISANDILKKAAPKDSLDSESDRERIDKIIKTITSSSEGGVLIRGYDDVMIRFANCCSPLPGEDIIGYITRGKGITIHRNDCPKLLEVDHERRIDVEWDRKFRGPRPARILVTCTDKPGILSSITSTFTSSEVNISKAEIHPIDVEDAVGTFDVVVSDLSQLEDVMQSIKKVKGVKSVQRMKEIEAL is encoded by the coding sequence ATGATTAGGCTTAATGACATAATTGATGATGTGAACAAATATCTCCACCTAACCGACAAGGATGTGGAGCTAATTAAGAAAGCATATGTGTATTCTGCAAAAGTTCACTCGGGCCAAAAGCGCAGCTCAGGAGAGCCCTATCTAAGCCACCCACTTGAAGTAAGTGGGATCTTGGCACAAATGAAGCTGGATATTTCCTCAATTATTACAGGTCTTCTTCACGATACGGTTGAAGATACTCTAGCAACGAGTGAAGAAATTGAGACTATGTTCGGAAAGGAAATAGCTTTTTTAGTTGAGGGCGTTACAAAAATTGGCCAGCTTCCTTATACATCCAAGATTGAACGCCAGGCAGAGGGATTTAGAAAACTAATATTGGCAACTGCAAAAGATATTAGGGTGGTCCTCATTAAGCTGGCCGACCGGCTTCACAATATGAGAACTTTGGAGCACCTTGCCAAAGATAAGCAAAAGAGAATCGCAAGCGAAACATTTGATATATACGCACCTTTGGCCCATAGACTCGGTATTAACTGGGTAACCACTGAACTTGAGGATCTTTCTTTTAGGTTCTTAAATGCAGAGGAATATAATAGTATATCAAAGCAGATCACCAAGAAACGAAAGTCGTGGGAAGCACACGTTGAAGAGGCAAAAGTCATTTTGATCGAAAAGCTGTCCGAATTTGATTTAACGCCTGAGATTGCCGGCAGATTTAAACATATCTACGGCATACACAGAAAGATGCAGGATCAAAACCTGGAATTTGAACAGGTATACGATGTTATGGCGTTTCGTTTAATTACCGATTCTTTGAAAGAATGTTATGAGACACTGGGAGCTGTGCATGCATCTTGGAAACCGGTTCCCGGGCGTTTTAAAGATTATATAGCCCTCCCAAAAGGAAATGGCTATCAATCTCTTCATACAACTGTAATAGGGCCATTTAACGAGAGGATGGAGATTCAGATAAGAACAAGGGCCATGCATGAAGTTGCGGAGTCGGGAGTGGCTTCTCATTGGAAATATAAAGAGGGTAAACTCGACGGAGGTGGCACGTATGAGATATATGCAACCCTAAGACAGCTTCTTGAGTGGAAGGATATTCAAGATCCGACAGAATATATGGAGGCCATCAAGGGCGAGCTAATCGCAGATGTGGTTTATGTCTTTACACCCGATGGAGATTTAAAGGAACTACCTACCGGAGCAACCCCAGTTGATTTTGCGTATGCAATTCACACTGAAGTCGGAAATAAGTGTATGAGGGCAAATGTAAACGGCAAATTAGTTCCGCTTAACCATCAGCTTAAAACAGGAGACAATATTGAGATTGTAACATCTAAGGATCAACATCCTAACCGTGATTGGCTTAAGTTTGTAGTTACCTCGGGCGCCAAAACCAAAATCCGTAATTGGCTCAGAAATGAGGAGAGAAAACAATCTGAGATAGTAGGAAAGTCTATTTGCGAGAGAAAATTTAAACAACACGGGCTTGATTTTCAGTCTATGCTCAAAAAAGGTCATTTAGCGAAGGCGCTGTCAGACCTAAAAATCAAAGATGTCAAAGACCTATATCTTGCTGTAGGTTTTGGCAAAATCTCAGCAAACGATATTTTAAAGAAAGCCGCACCAAAAGATAGTCTTGATAGTGAGTCGGATCGGGAAAGAATAGATAAAATTATTAAGACCATTACTAGCTCAAGCGAAGGCGGGGTTTTGATCCGCGGCTATGATGATGTGATGATAAGGTTTGCTAACTGCTGCTCACCTCTTCCGGGTGAAGACATAATCGGCTATATAACCAGGGGAAAGGGAATAACGATTCATAGAAACGATTGTCCAAAGCTTTTGGAAGTGGATCATGAAAGAAGGATAGATGTTGAGTGGGACAGAAAGTTCAGAGGCCCACGCCCGGCCAGAATTTTAGTCACATGCACTGATAAACCAGGCATTCTCTCAAGCATAACAAGCACCTTTACTTCCTCTGAGGTTAATATCTCAAAGGCTGAGATTCACCCTATAGATGTTGAGGATGCTGTTGGAACGTTTGATGTAGTAGTATCTGATCTTTCACAGCTAGAAGATGTGATGCAATCTATTAAAAAAGTAAAAGGCGTAAAGTCTGTTCAGAGAATGAAGGAGATAGAAGCTCTGTAG
- the lepB gene encoding signal peptidase I → MLNIFSKEHKARKKANQLLKQIKPVLEKNRSNISPEAVSILDQKIGNLERVISSGSHEELVLATDELEIASSDYLSKYTKSKLRQNIEALAFAIILALIIRTFVFQPFKIPSGSMIPNLLVGDHLLVNKFVYGTKIPFTNIEVFPLEKIKRGDVIVFTYPNNESDPSKNGLYYIKRVIGLPGDDIDLDGRQLIVNGQSVPLDYIGTYSDERNTQQFDEYEEDLFGEEHTVIYRKGKENTTKGSYIPVTKVPKGYVFVMGDNRDNSQDSRFWGFVPIENIAGKAFIIHWSWDFGNPDLLNKVRWDRILSGID, encoded by the coding sequence ATGCTAAACATATTCTCTAAAGAACATAAAGCCAGAAAAAAAGCAAACCAACTACTTAAGCAAATAAAACCAGTTCTAGAGAAAAACCGCTCAAATATCTCTCCAGAAGCGGTCAGCATTTTGGATCAAAAAATCGGTAATCTAGAAAGAGTTATCAGCTCTGGGAGCCATGAAGAGCTTGTTCTGGCAACAGATGAGCTTGAGATTGCATCATCTGATTATTTGTCCAAATATACAAAGTCTAAGCTAAGACAAAATATCGAAGCACTTGCTTTTGCAATAATACTTGCTCTTATAATTAGAACCTTTGTCTTTCAGCCCTTTAAAATCCCTTCAGGATCTATGATCCCCAATCTATTAGTAGGAGATCACCTGCTTGTAAATAAATTTGTATACGGCACGAAGATACCATTTACTAACATAGAAGTATTTCCTCTAGAAAAAATTAAAAGGGGTGATGTGATTGTGTTTACTTACCCCAACAATGAAAGTGACCCTTCAAAAAATGGACTCTATTACATAAAACGAGTTATTGGGCTCCCAGGAGATGATATTGACCTTGATGGTAGACAACTAATCGTAAACGGTCAGAGCGTTCCTCTTGATTATATAGGAACGTATTCGGATGAAAGGAATACTCAGCAGTTTGATGAATACGAAGAGGATCTGTTTGGCGAAGAGCACACAGTTATATATAGAAAAGGAAAGGAAAACACAACCAAGGGAAGCTACATTCCTGTTACGAAAGTGCCTAAAGGCTATGTTTTTGTAATGGGTGATAACAGGGACAACAGCCAGGACAGTAGGTTCTGGGGCTTTGTGCCGATAGAGAATATTGCTGGAAAGGCTTTTATAATTCATTGGTCCTGGGACTTTGGAAATCCTGATCTATTAAATAAAGTAAG